A portion of the Vibrio coralliirubri genome contains these proteins:
- a CDS encoding TIGR01212 family radical SAM protein (This family includes YhcC from E. coli K-12, an uncharacterized radical SAM protein.), protein MQLHELVNTIGQDLQRRYGEKVHKLTLHGGFSCPNRDGTIGRGGCTFCNVASFADEQTQIQSIADQLKDRAGEIARAKKYLAYFQAYTSTYAEVQVLKNMYEEALKAPGAEIVGLCVGTRPDCVPDAVLDLLADYVKQGYEIWLELGLQTANDKTLKRINRGHDFAVYETITQRARALGIKVCTHLIVGLPKETKADNLETLDKVLAVGTDGIKLHGLHIVEGSTMAKAWKAGKLEAPSLEEYIDIASEIIQRTPADVVYHRVSSAARRPTLLSPLWCENRWLAMTEIGRSLDKTGAQGIKTGSAFEYTLPVLNAAN, encoded by the coding sequence ATGCAATTACACGAGTTGGTCAATACTATCGGCCAAGACCTTCAACGCCGTTATGGCGAGAAGGTTCACAAGCTGACGCTTCATGGTGGTTTCAGCTGCCCAAACCGAGACGGGACAATTGGCCGTGGAGGTTGCACGTTTTGTAACGTGGCTTCCTTTGCCGATGAACAAACTCAAATTCAAAGTATTGCTGACCAGCTAAAAGATCGTGCGGGTGAGATTGCTCGTGCCAAGAAGTATCTGGCTTACTTTCAGGCGTACACCAGCACTTATGCAGAGGTGCAAGTGCTCAAGAATATGTATGAAGAGGCGCTAAAAGCACCCGGTGCAGAGATCGTCGGTCTTTGTGTTGGCACGCGACCAGACTGTGTGCCTGATGCGGTGTTGGATCTGTTAGCGGACTACGTTAAACAAGGCTATGAGATTTGGCTCGAGCTTGGCCTGCAAACCGCTAATGATAAAACCCTCAAGCGAATTAACCGCGGCCACGATTTTGCAGTGTATGAAACGATCACCCAACGCGCACGCGCTTTAGGTATCAAGGTGTGTACTCATCTGATTGTTGGCCTACCAAAAGAAACCAAAGCGGATAACCTTGAAACCTTAGACAAGGTATTAGCGGTTGGCACCGATGGCATTAAACTTCACGGCCTGCATATAGTAGAGGGCAGTACCATGGCCAAGGCGTGGAAGGCAGGAAAGCTAGAAGCACCAAGCCTTGAAGAGTACATTGATATCGCGAGTGAGATCATTCAACGCACGCCTGCGGACGTGGTTTATCACCGTGTTTCTTCAGCGGCGAGACGCCCAACGTTACTCTCTCCTTTATGGTGTGAGAACCGCTGGTTAGCGATGACTGAAATAGGCCGTTCGCTCGATAAAACCGGTGCTCAAGGCATCAAAACTGGCTCTGCATTCGAGTACACGTTGCCTGTTTTAAACGCAGCCAATTAA
- a CDS encoding sensor domain-containing diguanylate cyclase, protein MELVMTWLWDRAYGYGIYIVVVLLIALICWHLYSRYQSHIETLLLATPSPLYFVDVRSGEILYANRQAMQLLGIRQIGVNFRFPTVESENSFRHYLTNHINSRAFEQVSLWALSEFESFKINLVGRKIHFRNKQAWMIHASPYKNTNEELSQEVRELNVARTALDSLSELIYVKDQKGELVASNRSFKKFWHGRPEEGTLSVSGGALKGRVSERSWTTDQDGKGCLLETYQSVLLSQDGETIGTLSISHDVTDWHDMQQKLRGEMEKRKDTEVALAQRDTILQNILEASPDSIGIFNENMVYQACNKPFVAALGISEVSDLVGKRLQDVVPNSMYMRISDTDHQVLHHGKSLRYIDKVVSSDGEYTWYDVVKSPFRDPASSTNGVLIMARDITERYLAEQKLEEANLELERLSFMDSLTQVFNRRRFDEQLSTLWHYHVREKLPLTIMLCDIDFFKGYNDFYGHQQGDDALIQVSQAFKQVLNRSSDCVARYGGEEFGFILPNTTTEGAQLVAQRIHDEVLKLELDHEKSTVSEFITVSIGIISYIPTPDDEMESAVALADSALYQAKSDGRNRSMVHPYSIR, encoded by the coding sequence ATGGAACTGGTAATGACTTGGTTGTGGGACAGGGCGTATGGTTACGGTATTTATATCGTTGTTGTATTGCTGATTGCTCTCATCTGCTGGCATCTCTATTCTCGTTATCAATCGCATATCGAAACGCTTCTACTTGCTACCCCGTCGCCCCTCTACTTTGTTGATGTTCGAAGTGGCGAAATACTCTATGCCAATCGCCAAGCCATGCAGTTGCTTGGTATCCGCCAAATCGGTGTTAATTTTCGCTTTCCTACTGTGGAAAGTGAGAACAGCTTTCGTCACTACTTAACCAATCACATTAACTCTCGAGCCTTCGAGCAGGTCTCCCTGTGGGCGCTTTCTGAATTTGAGTCGTTCAAGATCAACTTGGTCGGTCGTAAGATCCATTTTAGAAATAAGCAGGCTTGGATGATTCACGCCTCACCTTATAAGAACACTAACGAAGAACTGTCCCAAGAAGTTCGAGAACTGAATGTTGCTCGTACCGCGTTGGATTCTTTGTCTGAGCTGATCTACGTGAAAGATCAAAAGGGTGAGTTGGTCGCGAGCAATCGTTCGTTTAAAAAGTTTTGGCACGGTCGCCCAGAAGAGGGCACCTTGAGTGTTTCTGGTGGCGCATTGAAAGGCCGTGTTAGTGAGCGTTCGTGGACAACCGATCAGGACGGCAAAGGGTGTTTGCTTGAAACCTATCAAAGTGTGCTGCTTTCCCAAGATGGAGAAACCATCGGCACGCTCTCTATTAGTCATGATGTGACCGATTGGCATGACATGCAGCAGAAACTGCGTGGCGAAATGGAGAAGCGTAAAGATACCGAAGTGGCACTTGCGCAGCGTGACACCATCTTGCAAAACATCTTGGAAGCGAGCCCTGACTCGATTGGTATCTTCAACGAAAACATGGTTTATCAAGCGTGTAATAAGCCGTTTGTGGCGGCGCTTGGTATCTCTGAGGTCAGTGACCTAGTGGGTAAGCGCCTACAAGATGTCGTGCCAAATAGTATGTATATGCGTATCTCAGACACCGACCATCAAGTGCTTCATCACGGTAAATCGTTACGCTATATCGATAAGGTCGTCTCTAGTGATGGCGAATACACTTGGTACGATGTCGTGAAATCACCGTTTAGGGATCCTGCATCCAGTACTAATGGTGTGTTGATCATGGCGCGTGATATCACCGAGCGTTATCTTGCAGAGCAGAAACTTGAAGAAGCCAACCTTGAGCTTGAACGTCTCAGCTTTATGGATAGCCTGACTCAAGTGTTTAACCGACGCCGTTTCGACGAACAGCTCTCTACATTGTGGCATTATCATGTGCGTGAGAAGTTGCCATTGACGATCATGTTGTGTGATATCGACTTCTTTAAAGGCTACAACGACTTTTACGGACACCAACAAGGCGATGATGCTTTGATTCAGGTTTCTCAGGCATTTAAGCAGGTGTTGAATCGTTCATCTGATTGTGTGGCTCGTTATGGTGGTGAAGAGTTCGGCTTTATTCTGCCAAACACGACAACTGAAGGTGCTCAGCTGGTGGCACAGCGTATTCATGACGAAGTTCTTAAATTGGAGTTGGATCATGAGAAGTCGACGGTCTCTGAATTCATCACGGTGAGTATTGGTATTATCTCTTACATTCCTACACCTGATGATGAAATGGAATCGGCTGTTGCCTTGGCTGACAGTGCGCTGTATCAAGCGAAATCAGACGGTCGCAACCGTTCAATGGTGCATCCATACTCAATTCGCTAA